The genomic stretch gacagcagtggcaagaaaactttaatcaaactccattgtTGTTCATTAACgatcacacacacaccaactgtttgataaaacggttagctagattttattcattggaaatagactttaaggataagtgcattcaattagttaaaattctggtgtgaattgtttctgtcattctcattaaaatccagcaattacacttgtgtgtccggctttctagtagcggttcagaatagacggaagtcgattcgggactgatttttctgccatttttgaaaactctgataaaacgttaaatccgttaatttaaaagaggtgatctattcaccccccctctcgatcactagccacaccgtctaacaaaaatatggttttgaaaaaaaatggattaagaatagtttaaaaatattttgaaaaaatttgaGTATTAAGCAACTGAAATTAAATTGCGGAGTGTAAATTACGGAAAATAAAGAGTAAAGGGAAAGATATGAACATCAAAAATTATAGAGATTCGGTAAACAAGAGAACGACATACTCCTCTCTCCAAGAGTTGATATTGAGAGTATTCAATAAACTTTGAGAGCTTTGAGTAGGTAAAACTCACGAACCCCTTTATACAAGAAAAATTGGTTGACTTCCAAGCTAAACAGTAAGTCTTGGGATTTAGTTAAAAGAAAACTTTTAGAGAGAGTGTGTGTGTTTGTGGGAAATGTCAAAACACAATTTTGGATGAAATGAGGGAATCGACCTCTATTTATAGCTTAGGGGTTGACTCAAAAATGGAATTAGTTTTAATATCTTTTAAGACAATCTAATGATTAGAAACTTAAATGGTAATTGATTACTAGTTtcaaaaaggaaagaaaatataTCTAGTCGTTGTATATCATTAAGATGTTGTCGGAATCGTTTAGAGCTCAATTTTAAACTGATTTAATCTATTAGACAAGTGCTCTAATCAGCTAGAAAGGGAAAAAATTTGTTCATATCAACTTTAACTGCTCCAATTCATCTGGCACAATTTCAAgacatttaaaaaaaatcttaagaaaaatcaatttgaaaataaGTTTCATTACGTGCGTGTGTTTTAATCATGTAGTTTTACTTTTCTTTTGTAGACACTTACTTGAATTAATATGAGGTGAGGCTTGAGCTTATATTCTATTTGGTTGTCATCATTGGATAGTCAAGTCTATCAAACTATAATACATAGGTTTGCATCTTCTTCTGTTTAATAACTTATACTTGACTTTGTTGAAAGGCAATGGAGTCATTAAtaatttgtcatcatcaaaacttcaacAAAAATTATTCAACTTGTTAAAGACATATCATCTACAAAACAAAGTTCCACGCATCTTTGCTCCAAACCAAAATGAAACCCCTTATTTTCCCATCTCATTAGTGTTATAATTGACATGATGAATGTTAGCCAATATGCCAATTCTTAAAATCCTATTAAAAACTTGTCATTAGCGCATttggtttcaaaaaaaaaacaatatatCAAAAGAGTTAGAAATAGTCATCTTGATAAGTGTTTTAACTTTATGGGGTTTCCCAACCCCTAACAATATATCAAAAGAGTTAGAAATAGTCATCTTGATAAGTGTTTTAACTTTATGGGGTTTCCCAACCCCTATAGTTTCACGATATAAGTTTCATGCTTCTTTGACAGTCTCTTCATTGAGGTTTTCCATTATCTTAGTTGGTTGAGAGTCTTGTGCATTTTCCAATTCATAAactctttttcttttgttttggcattttttccttttctttttccCTTGTTCGTATTTCTGCTTCGCTGACGATTTCAGGCTGACATCCACCGCTTCAACTTATTTATCTCTCTTCTTTCTTGGATATTGCTATGTATCAATTTATTTATGTCTCCTCTTTCTCTGATATTGTTAGGTATGATGATTTTTCCATTTTTGATGGTATTCTAATGGAATTGGAGATTTGATTTCTAATTTAGTGAGTGCAGGGATCAGTTCGTTTAAAAGCAAGGATTGGTGTATTTTGTGGTACAGTTGGGTTCAAAAGCATTTGTTTATTATCATAACATATTTTTGATTCTCCATGGGATCGAGAAATAAAAAGGAGATAACAGCAAGAAAAACACCTAATTAAGAGAAACACACAAGATGAAAAAGGAGGAGCACAAAGAGAAAACGGAGAAAGAGATCTTCAAGCCGAGATGTGTGAAGGATAGATTGAACCCTGGGGGGTTCACATATCAAATAAATTGAATTGACACAACTACTTCTTTGGTTTAGTGGTTGAGAGATAAAGGTACTAATACCAAATAAACAAAAAAAAGACACGTATGTAATTCATCCTGATTCAATAAAATCATAATTCAAGAATTTAAAGAGCACGTCATATTTTTATAATCAAAATCTATAAAATCAAATTTATCACTAACAAAACATACTAACctttaaaaatatatataaaaacTTTTAAAAATACATTGATTATTAGTTAGAATTTGGTAGTAGAAGATAACTTCTTTCTAATAAATTGTCAACAAAACATATGTCTCTAGGTCAATCTAACAAACAATTAGTCGCTATTTATTTTAAACATAACATTATTATTTTAAATACTTAAAAAAAGTTTTCAAAAAAAACAAACATGTAAACCATGTTCAGTTTCAATCAGGATAATAGAAGTAGCTACATTCAACCATGGAGAAAATGAATAACATTTAGATAGGATACATAAACAATTGAATTGATAAGAAACTTCTATCTCCATAACAAATCATCCTCCAAATTCTATCAAAATCAAGAATTTAACATGATCAAATAACACAGAAACAGTTGGTTCATACAACCTATGATTATTCACTACAAAGAAACACCAAACCTATAACAAAATATGGTAAAAACAAAGCTATCAATAACACAACCAGAAGTGAGGATGGTAATAGGAGCATAACCATTTAAACCAATTGACAAAATTATATCAGGATTATATCGAAATAATAAGCATAATATAATTTAACTAGGTTGGTAAAATCTCTCAAAATGATCTAAATTATCCAAAACAGTAAATAAACAACCAAAAGTAGTTCAATGGTAGCTcaaatttatataaaaaaaagCACAAATGAAAAGATAACAGAgttaaaaaaatcaaaaacaaacTCAATCCTGAGGGATTTCAACATCACCATCATTGATTTCCTGCTGCAAATCCTTCGGATCCTTTCCATCAACGGTGCATCCAACCGAGACACACGTCCCCAGGATCTCCTTCACAGTTCCAGCAAGCTCCTTCGCCATCGACCTAGGTTTCATAATCTTAGCAATCTCAATAACATCGTCAAGAGAAATGTTACCGTTATGCTTGATGTTCTTCGTCTTCTTCCTGTCACGCTCTGGTTCCTTCAAGGCCTTGATAACCAGCGCCGCCGCAGATGGAACAACAGCTACCTTGGCTTGACGATTCTGAACGGTGAGCTTGACGGTAACCCTAAGACCCTTCCAGTCCTTGGCGGTTTCCTTAGCGATGTCTTCTCCGATCTTTTTCGGGGAGAGACCGAGGGGACCGATCTTGGGAGCGAGGGAACTCGCTGCTCCGACTTCACCTCCGGTGACGCGGACGTAAACTTCGACGACTTGGGATGGGTCGAGCTTGGGAGGCATTGTGGAGAGGTTTTAGGGGAAATAGGGTTTCACACGGCGAAATGAAGAAGCAGCCGCAACTAAATGAAGAAATGAACAGATTTGttagaaaatatatatgtaggGTTTTTGCCTAATGGGCTATTCATTTGGGCTTTATTTCATTTTATACAAAATCAGAAAAGTTTACCCTATAACCCAACACTTATCTCTCTACCCCAACAATTGTgtaattattatttttttttaatttataatttcACTTTAATCTTTTACGTTTTATCATCGGTCTCTGTCATTTAAAATTTGCTATTGTGTATTCCTATTATACAAATAGGATAATTTGAGTTGAAGACATCTTGTATATTTAGTTTTCAAATCGGAGAACTTAAAGTTATGATTTTCGATTTATATATTTTCCACATTGGATAACATTGTGTCTAGTTATTCGGTTTACAAAACTCAACCGAATAAATTTTTCATGTGTTTTCCTATTTAAGTTTTTCTACTAACCGGATATCTTATATGTAAGAGTTCCGGTGATGTTTTTTCTTAACCGAATTTCTTACTTCGAAGTATTTTGGTATGCATTTTtttgttttattaatttttttatatttatatttaacAAGGATATTCCTTTGATGATATGCGATAAAAATCATATATGTGTAGATATCACTGAGATATTCTCAACTATAGAAAAATTTGATACACCTGGCAAGAGATGAAGAAGTGATAAAGTTATATTTCGTTGTGATAAAGGTGGAAAATCAAATAAGGAAATAGTGTAACACAAAGTGCTACTAAGAAATGTGGATGTTCGTTCAAAATTAGGTTAAGATCGTCAAAAGATGGTTATGGTTAgaagattgatgtaaaatatGGATTTCACAACCATGGTTTAGCGGATAGATTTGAAGGTCATTCGTTTGTAGGTCGACTTAATATTGATGAACAACAACATATTATTGATTTGACAAAATGTCATGTTCCACCAAGACACATATTATTGTCATTGCATGAACGAGATCCGAAGAATGTGACTCGGATCACGCAAATATATAAACATAAGAGGATTCAAATTATGTTTACTGGAGTACCCAAAAAAAAAGATGAGTTAGAAGTTATGAGAGATATCTTATGGGCCGATCTAGAATTAGTGAAGTTGTTGAATATGTTTCCTAATGTATTGATTATGGACAACACATACAAGACAAACAAGTATAGGAAACCTCTATTTGAAGTAGTTGGTATGGCATCAGCTGAGTTAATATTTGTTGTTTCATTTGCATATATGGAATCTGAGAACACATATAACTTTTGTTGGGTATTGGATAACTTTGAATAGTAGTTTACTAAGCAAGTGTTATGGCCATAAGTGATTTTGAATGATACATATCTTACTTTGATGAAAACAATTGAAATAGTATTTCTAAGGATGATTAATTTGCTTTGTCAATTTCATATCAATAAAAATGTGAAATCAAAGTGCAAGGAGTATGTTGTGAATAGTATATGAGAGTCGATAGAGAAACTATGGTATGAACTTGTAAaggctagtgatgaggttgagtacAATCAATAGTCGCAACAATTTGAGCATGCATGTGTTGAGTTTATACCATTTTTTATTTATGTGAAATACACATGGTTGGCTCCTCATATGCATAGATTTGTTGGAGCTTGGATCAATCAAGTGTTATATTTGGGCAACACCATGACTAATAGGTATGTTTGATTTTATTCATAGTTTATTTATCTTAATTTTAAGGATACTGGTTTTTTTTATGGTTGAGTTTGCGCATTGGAAGCTAAAGCATATGTTAGAGAACAACTTAGGTGATATGTGTAAGTGTTTGGAGGCTATGAATGGAAATATCAAGATACAATTGGGCAATATTAGAGCTTCATTTCCTAAGAGTTTTTATGAAGTTAAGCATGCACACACTAGTCCATTTTATGGGAATTTGCATGGATCAGTATCAAGAGCTGCTTTGAGGCACATTGTTGTAAAGTGGTTAAGGGTTGACATTATAGGTACAGACTCCCAAATATGTGGGTGTACTCATAGAAAATTATATGGGCTACATTATGCTTGTGAGTTAGGGAGATACACATTGAGTGGTGATCCAATATCAATTGATGTTATTCATATCCACTAGAGAGAGCTAAGCATGAAAGGTGAATAAGAGGTAAATGCATAGGATGGACCAGAGGTGGACATGATCAATGCAATTGATGTACTATGGAAAAAGTTTAAATCACTAGATGTTACAGGAAAAGGAGCCTTAAAAAGTAGGGTGTGTGAAATTACTTACTCCACTACAACAAGGATGTGTCCACCGCCTGAAAAAATAAAAGTCAAATGAAGGGTGAAGACGAAAGGGAAGAAACATGTAGGGTATGATGTTCATCATGACCCTTCATATCATAAGTATGTTGATCAAGAAAACTCAGGTTCTCAAAAATCTTGAAAGGGGTCATGTTCGCAGTTATCCCGAATCTCAAAGAAGAAACCATCTAATAAGTTTATTGTACAATTTCTATATCATATCAGACCATTTATTGATGACATTGTTGATGTTAAGAGTGATTGAAATTATGGTTTTAGAGTTATTGAATCATTGCATATAtatatggtgaggatggttggACAATCGTTCGTTGTGACTTGGATAATGAAATTAGAGGTTCTATAAGCAGTCTCTATGAGAAGTTATTTGGAAGTCGCTTATCAGAAGTGAGATAATCCTTAATGATATCATCTTTAGGTCCTTAGCCATTATAGAAATGGATGACATTACCAGTTACGGGTTATGTGATAGCAAATCAGTATAATGTCATTCTCGTCTCTTTGGGTTATCCAAGTTTTACTTTATTCTTGACGACTTCACATTCACCTAATGTGTCCATTTACTACATTGGGCTTGTAAACCAAAATCATCGGGCTCAGTTAGTTAAATATTAATGTTTGTTAAGTTAATTACTTATTTTTCATTTATGTCTTACTTGTTTTTCTTTTGACATTAATTTTCTAAATGGGTAAACATGAATAAGGATTTTTGTTGCCACCAATCATATTGGATTGGAAGAAGTATCGCACACCAGAGGCAACTTCTCGGGTGATAGGAAATGTTGGACGATTACAACATTGGTAACACCTTACACCTGTAGTGCCACAATATGTTAGATTATAATTGTAATGTGATTGTTATATATCAGATTATATTGACAATAGACTTCATGTTATATTTTGAACTATATTGCATAAGTATTAAAAGAGTAAAGAAGCTCATGTGAAATGAATGATATCCTCGAAGATGATAATGCATCAAAATGCATAAGTCTCTGAATAGTAAATATACTACATAACTCTCAAAGATAATGTCATACCCCAACTTCGTCCTATCATTTATCTATTGAGTTTAACTTATTACATTGCATTTTTATGCATCTTTTTAGGCCTTGATCAAGCTGGCACTTAGGATCAATTGGACCATGTGCCTAGTCTAGTCAATCTCATCCAACTTGCATTGCATTGTATCATTTTTAAACCCATGTTAGTTGCATTCATGTCTCATCTGCATTCACATATGCATTCATAAAAAACATTCGATCATTGGTCATGGTCATTCATAACTTGATTGTATTTAtcaatatattttaaaaaaatttaaagattaTTAGGCTGGTACTTTCTTCTTTGGTAAAAACCTACATATTATCATGGTTTGtatgtgtcatacggtgaactgactttgtgtgtttttgctttggaaagcaaatgtcgcggatagcaagagtcgccaccgacttttcttttatcccataaggaaaggtggaaaagaacaggaaagaccttaattagattttgggttcgggaggtacattatacaaagggaaggtgttagcaccctttgtatccatggttatccatgggctcttaattgctggatcacttatgtttgtctgaaaaagtgtttgtgaattgcttagaaaatgttttgaaaagagagtttaactttgtaatgattcttgtacgaatgtatacaaagtgtttatctcgtttaattttgaaagcggtttagaaaaatataacttggcaacgattctagtacgaatgtataccgagtggtgattttctagtatttgcaaagtgtgaggtatgaaaaatgttttaggttgtgagccagcaattaagagttatacctacccaaggtctttatgggcatttcctatccttatgagggtaaaattgtccttactgttgagaagtaagtagtcttatccctttggatgtaaagggacgtcgtagggtcatcgtttggtcattgaaggcaacatttgtaaggataccttagcattcgaagggacgaccatcatttaaccgtaggctacaacgaagggtcatcgaggggcaaaatcatatattcgcaggcaacatccgagggactatgatttatcttatagggacatgatgatttaatcgaaggggtctttgctaagtgtatccccacattcgcgggacatgaccataataccgtaatatcgtaaggcaacaaagagaggtccaagatcacatattcaaaggcaatattttataatcaattaggtagttgtaatcaattaggtaattaggtccacattataatcaattaagtaattaggatgaatctccacattaaaatcaattaagtaattaggatgaatctccacattaaaatcaattaagtaattaggatgaatctccacaagggtatcccacaaataaagtggaatacctagcaagctaccttttccggaAGTATatgaacccttacaaaattcagcaaacaggtcagaataccaaatcagggtgcaatcgagaattacaccataaaagaaatcacaacagtaatagggtcaggtaaacaatgcatggctatgataaaacatgtcagatgagcaaaaattagaacagaaaagtcagcgactgtcacgttcgctcctgcctcgcctagcgaaggcttagcgaatactcgctgcatgctcgcttagcgatgggctagcgagcggctgcgggttctggttttgataacagtacaatttcagcaagcttcacaccctatggcatccattacagagattacatggttaaacattccAGATATTCATaatacttaaattcacatgcaaaacttaagatatttttataaattcaatcatgatgccACATGCATATTAAGAACATAAAacggtaatagtaatgcaaatctgtttgcaattgaattgtaaccttgaattggcaagtcggattaagttgggcggaggtaaccttggtgcaaatgagtttccttcagggtttcctttagggttgctctgaattctctgggttagcctccagggtttgctgtctgtgaGTGTTTTCCTTTCTCCTCCGTTTTTTGTTctgttttccttttttttctgactgaagttgtggtatttataatgctctttttgtgacctaatgggctcagaatgaagcccagaattttctggtattcgcaagcttcgctaggcgagtggcgtagcgaagggttcgctaggcgaaggaattgctcgcctagcgagcaagccagtttaggccattttctggatttggccatctatgtgctgggtctttgttcttttaagattaatgccttgaaaaataagttggagtgcctaaaaaaatgccttgtaatattaacgggcaaattttggggtatgacagctgcccctgttcaatattcttgaaccgagagagttagaatggtatgtacgccattcgtggtctggaggtggaagattattgaacacttagaatgccccaaaattttcacttgttaatcaacagttagtcttgatgaagatgggcttaaagatgtcatccaggaagtttgatgatgagagcttcgGAGTGCGTCATAtattagacgatatctgaagacatgggtgtcataccgggtcatacgctagaccgtatagtgagtcatccattgagctgtcgacttcgctggggagtcagagtgtgttatacgctgctagggataagggatcagaatggaccatacgccAGACCGTATCTGAATCGCAGAATGAGTTATTCATTGGGCGGGTGATTTCGCTGGggaggaaagatcagaatggatcgtacgctagatcgtatctgagttgcagaacgagccgtacgttaggctgtatctgacgaaggtagaatcagaatggatcgtacgctagatcgtatctgagttgaagatcccaataggtcgtacgttagaccgtattggagttgcaggatgagtTATCCGtcaggctgtatctgaggatgaaagggtagtcgtacgctagaccacgtttcagaatgtaccgtacgctggGTAGTATCggaggaataaagatcagaatggatcatacgctagatcgtatccgaggggatgaacatccaaatgggtcgtacgttagatcgtatctgagttgcagaatgagccatccgtcaggctgtatctgaggatgaaagggtagtcgtacgctagaccacgtttcagaatgtaccgtatgctgGGTAGTATCGGAGGAATAAGGTCCAACTaggtcgtacattagaccgtattggagtagttgaaggtcagaatggatcgtacgttagatcgtatctgagttgaaggggtcatatgttgagctgagtcagaatgaacagtatgctaggctatatctgatagtatttgtatatgttgtattttcaatgaatatctggggtgggcttaaagatgccaccatcagagtgcttgtcggAATGAATGTCCATATGGATTGTATCTGAGAGATGTAGTTAAATattgaatgtaattgataaagatgtccgtctgaatggacctttgt from Lathyrus oleraceus cultivar Zhongwan6 chromosome 7, CAAS_Psat_ZW6_1.0, whole genome shotgun sequence encodes the following:
- the LOC127101158 gene encoding 60S ribosomal protein L12-3 translates to MPPKLDPSQVVEVYVRVTGGEVGAASSLAPKIGPLGLSPKKIGEDIAKETAKDWKGLRVTVKLTVQNRQAKVAVVPSAAALVIKALKEPERDRKKTKNIKHNGNISLDDVIEIAKIMKPRSMAKELAGTVKEILGTCVSVGCTVDGKDPKDLQQEINDGDVEIPQD